The DNA segment CAATAGCCCCTGACTTTAAACTATTAATAACATCTGTTTTATCTAATATTAGCCCTCCTGTAATTATAGGTATATTAGTTTTTTCATGAATTATTTTAGTTATTTTAGGCATGACTCCAGGAAGTATTTCTACAGCATTTGGCCTTATTGATTTTATAGCTTTTATTCCTGTATCTAATGATAATGAATCTATTAAAAATAATCTTTGAATAGCAAATAATCCAATGTTTTTAGCATATTTAACTAAATTACTTTTAGTAGTTATTATACCATCAGGTTTTATATTATTATTTATATAATCAAGAGCTACAGTATCTCTAGAAAACCCTTCTATCAAATCAATATGAATATATACTTCCATATCATTTTTCTTTATTTCTTCTACCATTGAGCTAAGATTAAATATATTACCTGTAAGTAAAAATATTATATTTGAAGGTGATCGTATTGCCTTTTTTAAATTTTCAGCATCATTAACTGCTGCAATTACTGGATTATTATTAATATTATCAAAAAACAAAGAACTCAACTCTTCACCACCTTAATATATATTATATAATTATATCATATTTTTTCTACATATAAGCATAAAAAAAGATACACCTTAAGGTGTATCTTTTTATTTTTATTCACTTGCTAAATTGTCAAAATATCCTTGTATAAATACTACAGGTGTACCTTTATCTCCACTACCACTTATAAGGTCACATAAACTTCCTAGTAAATCTGTAATTTGACGAGGAGTTGTTCCTAAAGATGCATTATTTGCTATCAAATCTGCTTCTTTTTCAGTGATCTTGTTTTTCATAGCATTCATAACTTCATCTTTAG comes from the Senegalia massiliensis genome and includes:
- a CDS encoding glycerol-3-phosphate responsive antiterminator translates to MSSLFFDNINNNPVIAAVNDAENLKKAIRSPSNIIFLLTGNIFNLSSMVEEIKKNDMEVYIHIDLIEGFSRDTVALDYINNNIKPDGIITTKSNLVKYAKNIGLFAIQRLFLIDSLSLDTGIKAIKSIRPNAVEILPGVMPKITKIIHEKTNIPIITGGLILDKTDVINSLKSGAIGISTSKEEIWYL